The following are encoded in a window of Caballeronia sp. NK8 genomic DNA:
- a CDS encoding phosphocholine-specific phospholipase C, whose translation MKNKNRRDFLRMAVEAAGASAALSVMPLGIRQALAIPANNRHGSIEDIEHIVVLMQENRSFDHYFGSLRGVRGFGDKSAVTLPNGKPVFNQPIAAGAGEVLPFHPGASNLGLQFLQDLPHDWVSGQGAFHGGLYDQWVPFKSTTTMAYLKRDDIPFHYQLADAFTICDAYHCSTNTSTDPNRYYMWTGYVGNDGAGGGPVVDNAEAGYGWSTFPEVLERAGVSWKIYQDIGTGLDAKNSWGWTNDAYIGNYGDNSLLYFTQYQNAQPGSPLYEKARRGTNAAAGDDYFAILKRDVASGTLPQVSWIVAPEAFSEHPNWPANYGAWYVDQVLQVLTSNPDVWSKTALLINYDENDGFFDHLVPPFPPTSSANGLSTVDTSAEIFAGSAKYASGPYGLGARVPMLVVSPWSKGGWVCSETFDHTSVIRFIQKRFGRAHDLAEPNISPWRRAISGDLTSAFDFRNPNSAMPELPATSGYFPPDKLRHQDYVPVPPVAQTMPKQESGVRPARALPYELFVRTRADASKEAVSFDFVNTGSAGAVFLLYRNASTEAPRTYTVEARKRLADRVAANPDGSFDFVVHGPNGFLRRIAGKAGAQQHGWWSREQAAPEVREGYDVANGNLQLRLENRGTAACTFSVTNAYDPSKTITRRVRGGDTEQVYLDLRDAHGWYDVEIRVDTDRAFLRRLAGHVETGRDSMSDPALGR comes from the coding sequence ATGAAAAACAAGAACCGTCGTGACTTTCTGCGCATGGCCGTCGAGGCCGCAGGCGCGAGCGCCGCGTTGAGCGTGATGCCGCTCGGCATCCGCCAGGCGCTCGCGATTCCCGCGAACAACCGGCATGGATCGATCGAGGACATCGAGCATATCGTCGTGCTCATGCAGGAGAATCGCTCGTTCGACCATTACTTCGGCAGCTTGCGCGGCGTGCGCGGCTTCGGCGACAAGAGCGCGGTGACGTTGCCGAACGGCAAGCCGGTCTTCAACCAGCCGATCGCGGCAGGCGCGGGCGAGGTGCTGCCGTTTCATCCGGGCGCGTCGAACCTCGGCCTGCAGTTCCTGCAGGACCTGCCGCACGACTGGGTGAGCGGGCAGGGCGCGTTTCACGGCGGACTGTATGACCAGTGGGTACCGTTCAAGAGCACGACGACGATGGCGTACCTGAAGCGCGACGACATCCCGTTCCACTATCAGCTCGCCGACGCGTTCACGATTTGCGACGCCTACCACTGCTCGACCAACACATCGACCGATCCGAACCGCTACTACATGTGGACCGGCTATGTCGGCAATGACGGCGCGGGTGGCGGTCCGGTCGTCGACAATGCGGAAGCGGGCTACGGCTGGTCCACGTTTCCCGAAGTGCTGGAGCGCGCGGGCGTTTCGTGGAAGATCTATCAGGACATTGGCACCGGGCTCGACGCGAAAAATTCGTGGGGCTGGACCAACGACGCCTACATCGGCAACTACGGCGACAACTCGCTGCTCTACTTCACGCAATATCAGAACGCGCAGCCCGGCAGCCCGCTCTACGAAAAGGCGCGGCGCGGCACCAACGCGGCCGCCGGCGACGACTACTTCGCGATCCTCAAGCGCGACGTTGCGAGCGGCACGCTGCCGCAAGTCTCGTGGATCGTCGCGCCCGAAGCGTTCTCCGAGCATCCCAACTGGCCGGCGAACTATGGCGCCTGGTACGTCGATCAGGTCTTGCAGGTGCTGACATCGAATCCGGATGTGTGGAGCAAGACGGCGCTGCTCATCAATTACGACGAGAACGACGGCTTCTTCGATCACCTCGTGCCGCCGTTCCCGCCGACGTCGAGCGCCAACGGTCTTTCGACCGTCGATACGAGCGCCGAGATCTTCGCGGGCAGCGCGAAGTACGCGAGCGGCCCCTACGGCCTGGGCGCGCGCGTACCGATGCTCGTCGTGTCGCCGTGGTCGAAGGGCGGCTGGGTCTGCTCCGAGACCTTCGACCATACCTCGGTGATCCGCTTCATCCAGAAGCGCTTCGGCCGCGCGCACGATCTGGCCGAGCCGAACATCTCGCCGTGGCGTCGGGCGATCAGCGGCGATTTGACCTCCGCCTTCGATTTCCGCAATCCGAACAGCGCGATGCCCGAGTTGCCGGCAACGAGCGGCTACTTTCCGCCCGACAAGCTGCGGCATCAGGACTACGTGCCCGTGCCGCCCGTCGCGCAGACGATGCCGAAGCAGGAGTCCGGCGTGCGCCCCGCGCGCGCCTTGCCGTACGAGCTTTTCGTGCGGACGCGCGCGGATGCGTCGAAAGAGGCAGTTTCGTTCGATTTCGTCAATACGGGCAGCGCGGGCGCGGTCTTTCTGCTCTATCGCAACGCCAGCACGGAGGCGCCGCGCACCTATACGGTCGAAGCCCGCAAGCGTCTTGCGGACCGCGTCGCGGCGAATCCGGACGGCAGCTTCGATTTCGTCGTACACGGTCCGAACGGTTTCCTCCGACGGATCGCGGGAAAGGCCGGCGCGCAGCAGCATGGCTGGTGGTCGCGCGAACAGGCCGCGCCGGAAGTCAGAGAGGGCTACGACGTTGCGAACGGCAATCTGCAATTGCGCCTCGAAAATCGCGGGACGGCCGCGTGCACCTTCAGCGTGACCAATGCCTACGATCCGTCGAAGACGATCACGCGGCGCGTGCGGGGCGGCGACACCGAGCAGGTCTATCTCGATCTGCGCGACGCGCACGGCTGGTACGACGTCGAAATCAGGGTCGACACCGATCGCGCGTTTCTGCGACGCCTCGCCGGTCACGTCGAGACGGGCCGCGACAGCATGAGCGATCCCGCCCTCGGTCGATGA
- the asnB gene encoding asparagine synthase (glutamine-hydrolyzing), which translates to MCGIVGFLGGRGVRPGDSKTVVRKMAHAIAYRGPDDAGDWTDDLRGIALGHRRLAILDLSAAGHQPMSSGSGRYVIVFNGEIYNHLDLREELEDAQRAPVWRGSSDTETLMAGFDAWGIQATIERAVGMFAFAAWDRQECQLTLARDRIGEKPLYYGWQGQGEEAAFVFGSELKALREHPSFENNVDRGALTLQIRHGCVPAPYSIFEGIHKLEPGKMLSVSLERREPRIWSYWSGVEAAVNGAARGFAGSPEDAVEELEHLLSDAIRQQMLADVPLGAFLSGGVDSSTIVALMQKQSSRPVKTFTIGFNESDFDEAKLAKAVSTHLGTEHTELYVTAREALDVIPRLPELYDEPFADSSQVPTFLVSQLAKQHVTVSLSGDAGDELFCGYQRYRTAPDMWDKMTVLPASLRKLAASGIVGISPKRWNSMAGLMEPILPSSLRGVKVGDKLHKGAQLLSCRSRDEVYLHLMSQWNDPAALVIGGHQPPTLMTGNAPAFTGLDDVQRMMALDMITYLPDDILTKVDRAAMGVSLETRVPFLDHRVVEFAWRLPQSMKVRDGQTKWALRQVLYRHVPREMIERPKQGFGVPITHWLRGELRDWAEALLDASRLRREGFFDATIVRAKWQQHLSGEQNWHRQLWNVLMFQQWLEHQQASSIPLFTSRADDLAGVAG; encoded by the coding sequence ATGTGCGGTATCGTCGGCTTTCTGGGTGGGCGCGGCGTCAGGCCGGGCGACTCGAAGACAGTGGTCCGGAAGATGGCGCACGCCATCGCCTATCGCGGACCCGACGACGCGGGCGACTGGACCGATGATCTGCGCGGCATCGCGCTCGGACATCGCCGGCTGGCGATTCTCGATCTCTCGGCGGCCGGGCATCAGCCGATGTCGTCGGGCAGCGGGCGGTACGTCATCGTCTTCAATGGCGAGATCTACAACCATCTCGATCTGCGCGAAGAACTCGAGGATGCGCAACGCGCGCCCGTCTGGCGCGGCAGTTCCGACACCGAAACGCTGATGGCCGGCTTCGACGCGTGGGGCATTCAGGCGACGATCGAGCGCGCGGTCGGCATGTTCGCGTTCGCCGCGTGGGACCGGCAGGAATGCCAGCTCACGCTCGCCCGCGACCGGATCGGCGAAAAGCCGCTTTACTACGGCTGGCAGGGACAGGGCGAGGAAGCCGCGTTCGTGTTTGGCTCCGAGCTGAAGGCGCTGCGCGAGCATCCGTCGTTCGAAAACAATGTCGATCGCGGCGCGCTCACATTGCAGATCCGCCACGGTTGCGTGCCCGCGCCGTATTCCATCTTCGAAGGCATCCACAAACTCGAACCGGGCAAGATGCTTTCGGTGTCGCTCGAACGGCGTGAGCCGCGCATCTGGTCCTACTGGTCCGGCGTCGAGGCGGCGGTCAACGGCGCCGCGCGTGGCTTCGCGGGCAGCCCCGAGGATGCCGTCGAAGAACTGGAGCATTTGCTCAGCGATGCGATCCGCCAGCAGATGCTCGCCGACGTGCCGCTCGGCGCGTTCCTGTCGGGCGGCGTGGATTCATCGACGATCGTCGCGCTGATGCAGAAGCAGTCGTCGCGTCCGGTCAAGACGTTCACGATCGGCTTCAACGAAAGCGACTTCGACGAGGCCAAGCTCGCGAAGGCCGTCTCGACGCACCTCGGCACCGAACACACGGAACTGTACGTGACCGCGCGCGAAGCGCTCGACGTGATCCCGCGCCTGCCCGAACTCTACGACGAGCCGTTCGCCGATTCGTCGCAAGTGCCGACGTTTCTCGTCTCGCAACTGGCGAAGCAGCATGTGACCGTCTCGCTGTCCGGCGATGCCGGCGACGAACTCTTCTGCGGCTATCAGCGCTACCGCACTGCGCCGGACATGTGGGACAAGATGACGGTCCTGCCGGCGTCATTGCGCAAGCTGGCGGCGTCGGGCATCGTCGGGATTTCGCCGAAGCGCTGGAACAGCATGGCGGGTCTCATGGAGCCGATCCTGCCGTCGTCGCTGCGCGGCGTGAAGGTCGGCGACAAGCTGCACAAGGGCGCGCAACTGCTGTCGTGCCGCTCGCGCGACGAGGTGTATCTGCATCTCATGTCGCAATGGAACGATCCGGCCGCGCTCGTGATCGGCGGCCACCAGCCGCCCACGCTGATGACCGGCAATGCGCCGGCCTTCACCGGTCTCGACGACGTGCAGCGCATGATGGCGCTCGACATGATCACCTATCTGCCCGACGACATCCTCACCAAAGTCGATCGCGCCGCGATGGGCGTCTCGCTCGAAACGCGCGTGCCGTTCCTCGATCATCGGGTCGTGGAATTCGCGTGGCGGCTGCCGCAATCGATGAAGGTGCGCGACGGACAGACCAAGTGGGCGCTGCGTCAGGTGCTGTATCGCCATGTGCCGCGGGAGATGATCGAGCGGCCCAAGCAGGGCTTCGGCGTGCCGATCACGCACTGGCTGCGCGGCGAGTTGCGCGACTGGGCGGAAGCCTTGCTCGATGCGTCGCGGTTGCGTCGCGAAGGTTTCTTCGATGCGACGATCGTGCGCGCTAAGTGGCAGCAGCATCTGTCGGGCGAGCAGAACTGGCATCGTCAGTTGTGGAACGTGCTGATGTTCCAGCAGTGGCTGGAACATCAGCAGGCGTCGTCGATTCCGCTCTTCACGTCACGCGCGGACGATCTCGCCGGCGTCGCAGGTTGA
- a CDS encoding glycosyltransferase has protein sequence MKLLHVIVALNADGAERMLQRLIESHIEHPRFRHVVCSLTTTGKIGEELAARGIEVHSLGMRSPLGFPRALWQLVKLIREVRPDIIQTWMYHADFLGGLAGRLAAHKRIVWGVRTTDVRSGGSRVTVLLRKICAWLSYYVPQTIVCAAEASRRAHVSVGYDASRMMVVPNGFDVARLSATPEQRSAIREQCGFDAGSVVVGVLGRFHPVKDHQNFVRAAGMLAARHPDVRFMLVGRDLDANNRELADWIAQTGFASRFVLLGERRDVPACLSAMDVFCLSSRTEGFPNVVGEAMAMAVPCVVTDVGDAAMLVANTGVVVAKENADALAAGLARVVDMAPDERIRLGQLAKARIHAEFTMMRARERFEDIYLRLVEEK, from the coding sequence ATGAAGCTTCTCCATGTCATCGTTGCGCTCAATGCGGACGGCGCTGAACGCATGCTTCAGCGCCTGATCGAGTCGCATATCGAACACCCGCGATTTCGTCACGTCGTCTGCTCGCTCACGACGACCGGCAAAATCGGCGAAGAACTCGCCGCGCGCGGCATCGAGGTGCACAGCCTCGGCATGCGTTCGCCGCTCGGCTTTCCGCGCGCGTTGTGGCAGCTCGTGAAACTGATTCGCGAGGTGCGCCCCGACATCATCCAGACGTGGATGTATCACGCCGATTTTCTCGGCGGCCTGGCAGGCCGGCTCGCGGCGCACAAGCGCATCGTCTGGGGCGTGCGAACCACCGATGTCCGCTCGGGCGGCTCGCGCGTGACCGTGCTGCTGCGCAAGATCTGCGCGTGGCTTTCGTACTACGTGCCGCAGACCATCGTGTGCGCGGCGGAGGCGTCGCGCCGGGCGCATGTGTCGGTGGGTTACGACGCGAGCCGCATGATGGTGGTGCCGAACGGCTTCGACGTCGCGCGCCTGAGCGCCACGCCCGAGCAACGCAGCGCGATCCGCGAGCAATGCGGATTCGACGCGGGCTCGGTCGTCGTCGGCGTTCTGGGGCGCTTCCATCCGGTGAAGGATCATCAGAATTTCGTGCGCGCGGCGGGCATGCTGGCCGCGCGCCATCCCGACGTGCGTTTCATGCTGGTCGGACGCGATCTCGACGCGAACAATCGCGAACTCGCGGACTGGATCGCGCAGACGGGATTCGCGTCGCGCTTCGTGCTGCTCGGCGAGCGGCGCGACGTGCCCGCGTGTCTGTCAGCGATGGACGTGTTTTGCCTGTCTTCGCGCACCGAGGGATTCCCGAATGTCGTCGGAGAAGCGATGGCGATGGCCGTGCCGTGCGTCGTCACCGACGTCGGCGATGCTGCCATGCTCGTCGCGAATACGGGTGTCGTCGTCGCGAAGGAAAACGCAGACGCGCTCGCGGCCGGACTCGCGCGCGTCGTCGACATGGCGCCCGACGAACGCATCCGTCTCGGCCAGCTGGCGAAGGCGCGCATCCACGCCGAATTCACAATGATGCGCGCGCGCGAGCGTTTCGAAGATATCTACCTGCGGCTCGTCGAAGAAAAGTGA
- a CDS encoding polysaccharide biosynthesis tyrosine autokinase, with the protein MKVKNQASAVTAESDNEIELTSILETLGRHWKMIATTVAVVFSLGVVYAFFSSPIYQAGMLVKVDDTSNAPPTDARDMVRSAAAMFDQRATAEGEIQVIGSKFVLGPVVDALKLYIQAAPHRFPIIGGMVARMSDETSTPGIFGRGGYAWGTESIDVSAFDVPKKFEGKEYTLRYLGNGQYQVRGPGVETGVGGQIGAVQRFDTVDGPISLLVSFIHGEKGVEFDLTRNSRTYAIDRLQNSLLIAEQGNKSGVISTSLEGKDPVLVAATINELSQMYLRQNADRRGINAAKSLEYLEQQLPDAKRQMETAEDNYNAYRNSRTLFNPDEEGRIVMQQASQADAQLLDLRRRRSDLASHFSAAHPSVVVIDQQIAATEKYIGDLAARVKAMPAAEQGALRLQRDVRVSTDVYSALRNNIETMRLIRAGRVPTVELLDRAEVPERAVKPVKALVLVIAAGLGLFIGIVLAFARDFLFKGVLDPKELESKTGLSVFATIPDSERQKELAKRIADKRPEQLALASRYPTDPAVEGLRMMRSSLHYALMDAPNNVVMLAGPLPGIGKSFVSANLATLLAAGGKRVLLVDCDLRRGHLNQYFGLPRGKGLVDIVNGSSSLDDAVHRSVLNNLDFVQCGFYPPDPAELLLSSAFTDAVSRASAEYDIVLLDAPAILAVSDTAIMAPVAGSIFLVARYGDTRSGEISESVKRLEQSGASVTGVLLNGFKVHYGNYAQARQYGGYAYAAYKADKE; encoded by the coding sequence ATGAAAGTTAAAAATCAGGCGTCAGCCGTAACGGCCGAGTCCGACAACGAGATCGAGCTCACCTCGATTCTCGAAACGCTGGGCCGTCACTGGAAGATGATCGCCACGACCGTTGCGGTCGTATTCAGCCTCGGGGTGGTGTACGCGTTCTTCTCTTCGCCGATCTACCAGGCCGGCATGCTCGTCAAGGTGGACGACACGAGCAACGCGCCGCCTACCGACGCGCGCGACATGGTGAGAAGTGCCGCAGCGATGTTCGATCAGCGCGCGACGGCCGAAGGCGAAATTCAGGTCATCGGTTCGAAGTTCGTGCTGGGTCCCGTCGTCGATGCGCTCAAGCTGTATATCCAGGCCGCGCCGCATCGCTTCCCGATCATCGGCGGCATGGTCGCGCGCATGAGCGACGAAACGTCCACGCCGGGCATTTTCGGCCGGGGCGGCTACGCGTGGGGTACCGAGTCGATCGACGTTTCGGCGTTCGACGTGCCGAAGAAGTTCGAAGGCAAGGAATACACGCTGCGCTATCTCGGCAACGGCCAGTATCAGGTGCGCGGCCCGGGCGTCGAAACCGGCGTCGGAGGGCAGATCGGCGCCGTGCAGCGCTTCGACACCGTCGATGGTCCGATCTCCCTGCTGGTGAGCTTCATCCACGGCGAGAAGGGTGTCGAGTTCGATCTGACGCGCAATTCGCGTACGTACGCCATCGACCGGCTGCAGAACTCGCTCCTGATCGCGGAGCAGGGCAACAAGTCGGGCGTGATCAGCACGTCGCTGGAAGGCAAGGATCCGGTGCTCGTGGCGGCGACGATCAACGAGCTTTCGCAGATGTATCTGCGCCAGAACGCCGATCGCCGCGGGATCAACGCTGCGAAGTCGCTCGAGTATCTCGAACAGCAGCTTCCTGACGCCAAGCGTCAGATGGAAACGGCGGAAGACAATTACAACGCGTATCGCAACAGTCGCACGCTGTTCAATCCGGACGAGGAAGGCCGCATCGTGATGCAGCAGGCTTCCCAGGCGGATGCCCAGCTGCTCGACCTGCGCCGTCGCCGTTCGGACCTGGCGAGCCACTTTTCGGCTGCGCATCCGAGCGTGGTCGTGATCGACCAGCAGATCGCGGCGACTGAAAAGTACATCGGCGACCTGGCGGCGCGCGTCAAGGCGATGCCGGCGGCCGAGCAGGGCGCGCTGCGTCTGCAACGCGACGTGCGCGTCAGCACCGATGTCTATTCGGCCCTGCGCAACAACATCGAAACGATGCGTCTGATCCGTGCCGGCCGCGTGCCGACCGTGGAACTGCTCGATCGCGCCGAAGTGCCCGAGCGCGCGGTCAAGCCGGTCAAGGCGCTCGTGCTCGTGATCGCGGCTGGCCTGGGGTTGTTCATCGGCATCGTGCTGGCGTTCGCTCGCGACTTCCTGTTCAAGGGCGTGCTCGATCCGAAGGAACTGGAATCGAAGACGGGTCTTTCGGTGTTCGCGACCATTCCGGACAGCGAACGTCAGAAGGAACTGGCGAAGCGCATCGCCGACAAGAGGCCGGAACAGCTCGCGCTCGCCTCGCGTTACCCGACCGATCCGGCCGTGGAAGGGCTGCGCATGATGCGCTCGTCGCTGCACTACGCGCTGATGGACGCGCCGAACAACGTCGTGATGCTGGCCGGCCCGCTGCCGGGCATCGGCAAGTCGTTCGTATCGGCGAATCTGGCGACGCTGCTGGCCGCCGGCGGCAAGCGCGTGCTGCTCGTCGACTGCGACCTGCGCCGCGGCCACCTGAACCAGTACTTCGGCCTGCCGCGCGGCAAGGGGCTCGTGGATATCGTCAACGGCTCCAGCTCGCTCGATGATGCCGTGCATCGCTCGGTGCTGAACAACCTCGACTTCGTGCAGTGCGGCTTCTATCCGCCGGACCCGGCCGAACTGCTTCTGTCGAGCGCGTTCACGGATGCGGTGAGCCGCGCGTCGGCGGAATACGACATCGTGCTGCTCGATGCACCGGCGATCCTGGCGGTGTCGGACACGGCGATCATGGCGCCCGTCGCAGGCTCCATCTTCCTCGTGGCGCGTTATGGGGATACGCGCTCCGGTGAGATCTCGGAGTCGGTCAAGCGGCTGGAACAGTCGGGTGCGAGTGTCACCGGCGTGCTGCTGAACGGCTTCAAGGTTCACTACGGCAATTACGCCCAGGCACGCCAGTACGGCGGCTACGCCTACGCCGCCTACAAGGCCGACAAGGAATAA
- a CDS encoding NUDIX domain-containing protein, with amino-acid sequence MRDRATVLLVRHQSVLLVRERGGPWLLPGGTVGHEELTIVAAIRALHEDTGVAASAAAFLFQQPSAHHLHHVFRIAIPDDAQPRPEAGGRFRDLSWVEASQLAHLGTTPGTRAILNRAIGGSARDTRSAWSHNGAQQDVSTGTGRRWR; translated from the coding sequence ATGAGAGATCGAGCGACAGTGCTGCTGGTACGTCACCAGTCAGTGCTTCTGGTTCGGGAGCGCGGCGGTCCGTGGCTGCTTCCGGGCGGGACAGTAGGACATGAAGAATTGACCATCGTTGCAGCGATCCGGGCGCTGCACGAAGACACCGGCGTCGCGGCGAGCGCCGCAGCCTTCCTGTTTCAGCAGCCTTCGGCGCATCACTTGCACCATGTGTTTCGCATCGCGATACCGGACGACGCGCAACCGCGTCCGGAAGCGGGCGGCCGGTTTCGCGACCTGTCATGGGTCGAGGCGTCGCAACTGGCTCACCTCGGCACCACGCCGGGCACGCGGGCCATTCTGAATCGCGCGATCGGCGGCAGCGCGCGCGACACGCGGTCGGCGTGGAGTCACAACGGCGCGCAACAGGATGTCTCGACGGGAACTGGCAGGCGCTGGCGCTGA
- a CDS encoding glycosyltransferase, whose amino-acid sequence MLNLALGFISSFCMTLLIVRFAGRYGALSLDHDLNGVQKNHSHPVPRIGGIALMVAACVTFPIGALFGGNPRSESLLLLLCALPAFGSGVIEDLTKRVSVRARLLSAMLAALLGAFLLNGVIGRVDLPLVDPILAVAPIAIGLTVIAVAGLTNAVNIIDGFNGLAAVVAILIFGSIGYVAHEVGDLLVMSTALTMIGAIGGFAIWNYPAASIFLGDGGAYFIGFTIAELLVLLVARHPNVCAWYAIVVAIYPAFETLFSIYRRRIVRGRPVGAPDGIHLHTLIFKRVVRKGTDPRQRQRRNARTSPYLWVLSMIGIVPASLFWHNPVALAVTAVVFAVAYVWLYTAIVRFKTPRWLVSSQGIVTAAVPEQTHHK is encoded by the coding sequence ATGTTAAACCTTGCGCTTGGCTTCATCAGTTCTTTCTGCATGACGCTATTGATTGTTCGATTCGCGGGGCGCTACGGGGCGCTCTCCCTGGATCATGATTTGAACGGGGTTCAAAAGAATCATTCTCATCCGGTTCCCAGAATCGGCGGCATTGCACTGATGGTTGCGGCCTGCGTGACCTTCCCCATCGGTGCGCTTTTCGGCGGCAATCCGCGCAGCGAGTCGCTGCTGCTGCTGCTTTGCGCTCTGCCCGCGTTCGGAAGCGGCGTGATCGAGGATCTGACCAAGCGCGTGAGCGTCCGGGCCCGTCTGCTGAGCGCCATGCTGGCGGCGCTGCTGGGCGCGTTCCTGCTCAACGGCGTGATCGGCCGGGTGGATCTGCCGCTCGTCGATCCGATTCTCGCGGTCGCGCCCATTGCGATCGGACTGACGGTCATTGCGGTGGCGGGGCTCACCAACGCGGTCAATATCATCGACGGTTTCAACGGACTCGCTGCCGTCGTGGCAATTCTGATTTTCGGTTCGATCGGTTATGTCGCGCATGAAGTCGGCGACCTGCTCGTGATGAGCACCGCGCTCACGATGATCGGCGCAATCGGCGGTTTCGCGATCTGGAATTATCCGGCTGCGTCGATTTTCCTCGGCGATGGCGGTGCTTACTTCATCGGCTTCACGATCGCTGAACTGCTCGTGCTGCTGGTCGCGCGGCATCCGAACGTCTGTGCGTGGTACGCGATCGTCGTCGCGATCTATCCGGCCTTCGAAACGCTGTTCTCGATCTACCGTCGCCGGATCGTGCGCGGCCGTCCGGTCGGCGCGCCGGACGGCATTCACCTGCATACGCTGATCTTCAAGCGCGTCGTGCGCAAAGGCACGGACCCGCGCCAGCGTCAGCGCCGGAACGCGCGCACGTCGCCGTATCTGTGGGTGCTGAGCATGATCGGTATCGTGCCGGCGTCGCTTTTCTGGCACAACCCGGTGGCGCTCGCGGTGACCGCGGTCGTGTTCGCCGTCGCCTATGTCTGGCTGTATACAGCGATCGTCCGGTTCAAGACGCCGCGCTGGCTCGTGAGCAGCCAGGGCATCGTGACCGCCGCAGTCCCCGAGCAGACGCATCACAAGTAA
- the tviB gene encoding Vi polysaccharide biosynthesis UDP-N-acetylglucosamine C-6 dehydrogenase TviB produces the protein MFSPQELKIGIVGLGYVGLPLAVEFGKRHPVVGFDINRARINALKEGRDVTLEVDDAELASATLMQYSAEVEDLKNCTVFIATVPTPIDHYKRPDLSPLIGASTTIGSVLKKGDVVIYESTVYPGATEEECVPVLEKMSGLKFNEDFFVGYSPERINPGDKSHRLPDIKKVTSGSTPEVADFVDGLYRGIITAGTHKASSIRVAEAAKVIENTQRDVNIALINELSIIFNKMNIDTESVLLAAGTKWNFIPFRPGLVGGHCIGVDPYYLTHKAQAIGYHPEIILAGRRLNDSMGNYVVSQLVKTMTKRDISISGARVLIMGLTFKENCPDLRNTRVVDIIADLKEYGVQVDVYDPWVSKEEAHHEYGIDPIDQPAKGVYDAIVLAVAHRQFADEGADGIHAYGKTKHVLCDLKYILPAEASDMRL, from the coding sequence ATGTTCTCGCCGCAAGAGTTGAAAATCGGCATTGTGGGTCTGGGCTACGTCGGTCTGCCGCTCGCAGTGGAATTCGGCAAGCGTCATCCGGTGGTCGGATTCGACATCAACCGCGCGCGCATCAACGCGTTGAAGGAAGGCCGCGACGTCACGCTCGAAGTCGACGACGCCGAGCTGGCCTCCGCCACGCTCATGCAGTACAGCGCGGAAGTCGAAGATCTGAAGAATTGCACCGTCTTCATCGCCACCGTGCCGACGCCGATCGATCACTACAAGCGTCCGGACCTTTCGCCGCTGATCGGCGCGTCGACGACCATCGGCAGCGTGCTCAAGAAGGGCGACGTCGTCATCTATGAATCGACCGTTTATCCCGGCGCGACCGAAGAAGAGTGCGTGCCGGTGCTCGAGAAGATGTCGGGTCTGAAGTTCAACGAGGACTTCTTCGTGGGCTACAGCCCGGAGCGGATCAATCCGGGCGACAAGTCGCACCGTCTGCCGGACATCAAGAAGGTCACGTCCGGCTCGACGCCCGAAGTGGCCGATTTCGTCGACGGGCTGTATCGCGGGATCATCACGGCGGGCACGCACAAGGCGAGCAGCATTCGTGTGGCCGAGGCGGCCAAGGTGATCGAGAACACGCAGCGCGACGTCAACATCGCGCTGATCAACGAGCTTTCGATCATCTTCAACAAGATGAATATCGATACCGAATCCGTGCTGCTCGCGGCCGGCACGAAGTGGAACTTCATCCCGTTCCGTCCGGGCCTCGTCGGCGGCCACTGCATCGGCGTGGACCCGTACTACCTGACGCACAAGGCGCAGGCGATCGGCTATCACCCGGAGATCATCCTCGCAGGGCGGCGTCTGAACGACAGCATGGGCAACTACGTCGTCTCGCAGCTCGTGAAGACCATGACCAAGCGCGATATCTCCATCTCGGGGGCGCGCGTGCTGATCATGGGCCTCACCTTCAAGGAGAACTGCCCGGACCTGCGCAACACGCGCGTGGTCGACATCATCGCCGACCTCAAGGAATACGGCGTCCAGGTGGACGTGTACGACCCGTGGGTGTCGAAGGAAGAGGCGCATCACGAGTACGGCATCGACCCGATCGATCAGCCCGCCAAGGGCGTCTACGACGCGATCGTGCTGGCCGTGGCGCACCGCCAGTTCGCCGATGAAGGCGCGGACGGGATTCACGCCTACGGCAAGACGAAGCACGTGCTGTGCGACCTCAAGTACATCCTGCCGGCCGAGGCAAGCGACATGCGTCTCTGA